The following coding sequences are from one Nicotiana tabacum cultivar K326 chromosome 1, ASM71507v2, whole genome shotgun sequence window:
- the LOC107803423 gene encoding uncharacterized protein LOC107803423: MSRFHGGGPAKGRRYLPQILLALAILAVANVVSADPYIYSSPPPPAYEYKSPPPPSPSPPPPYVYKSPPPPSPSPPLPYVYKSPPPPSPSPPPPYVYKSPPPPSSSPPPPYVYKSPPPPSPSPPPPYVYKSPPPPSPSPPPLYYYKSPPPPSPSPPPPYYYKSPPPPSLSPPPPYYYKSPPPPSPSPPPPYYYKSPPPPSPSPPPPYYYKSPPPPSPSPPPPYYYKSPPPPAKSPPPPYYYSSPPPPLKSPPPPYYYSSPPPPKKSPPPPYHYTSPPPPIKSPPPPYYYSSPPPPKKSPPPPYHYSSSPPPVKSPPPQYYYSSPPPPKKSPPPPYYYSSPPPPKKSPPPPYHYSSPPPPVKSPPTPYYYTSPPPPKKSSPPPYYYASPPPPTQYYPPYHHLVVKIVGKVYCFRCYDSKYPEKSHGKKHLKGAVIKVTCKAGDKKIVSYGTTRINGKFSITVKGFEYAKYGAKACKAKLHNAPKDSNCDIPTNLHWGVKGANLKVKSKNHYEVVLYAKPFAYGSKTPYAKCTKPLPTPAPYYYKSPPPPSPIYIYKSPPPTTPTYVYKSPPPPTKSSPSPYYYKSPPPPSPKPAPVYYYKSPPPPSTLPPPPYYYKSPPPPSPSPPPPYYYKSPPPPSPSPPPPYYYKSPPPPSSSPPPPYYYKSPPPPSPKPAPIYYYKSPPPPSPSPPPPYYYKSPPPPSPSPPPPYYYKSPPPLSLSPPPPYYYKSPPPPSPSPPPSYYYKSPPPPSPSPPPPYYYKSPPPPAPSPPPPYYYKSPPPPSPSPPPPYYYKSPPPPSPSPPPPYYYKSPPPPSPSPPPPYYYKSPPPPSPSPPPPYYYHSPPPPVKSPPPAYYYSSPPLLVKSPPPPVYIYASPPPPIHH; encoded by the exons ATGAGTCGGTTTCACGGTGGCGGCCCTGCCAAGGGTCGTCGCTATTTGCCACAAATCTTACTGGCGTTGGCCATATTGGCAGTTGCTAATGTAGTGTCAGCAGATCCTTATATATATTCTTCTCCACCACCTCCAGCATACGAGTACAAGTCACCACcacctccttctccttctccgccaCCACCTTATGTGTATAAATCTCCACCTCCCCCATCACCTTCTCCCCCACTACCATATGTTTAtaaatcacctccacctccttcTCCATCACCACCTCCACCATATGTGTATAAGTCTCCTCCACCCCCATCATCTTCACCCCCACCACCTTATGTGTATAAATCACCACCTCCTCCTTCGCCATCTCCCCCGCCCCCGTATGTGTACAAATCTCCTCCTCCACCATCACCTTCACCACCACCTCTATATTATTATAAGTCGCCACCTCCACCTTCACCATCACCTCCACCACCATATTATTATAAATCTCCGCCACCACCCTCGCTATCACCACCTCCACCTTACTATTATAAGTCTCCACCGCCACCTTCTCCTTCACCTCCTCCACCATACTACTATAAATCTCCACCACCTCCTTCACCTTCACCTCCGCCACCTTATTATTACAAGTCTCCGCCTCCTCCGTCAccatcaccaccaccaccatactATTATAAGTCCCCACCACCACCTGCTAAGTCACCTCCTCCCCCATACTACTACAGTTCTCCACCACCACCACTAAAGTCTCCTCCTCCACCATATTATTATTCCTCACCGCCACCACCAAAGAAATCACCCCCGCCACCATATCACTATACTTCCCCACCACCACCAATTAAGTCTCCTCCTCCACCGTATTACTATTCCTCACCACCACCGCCAAAGAAATCACCTCCTCCCCCATATCACTATAGTTCCTCACCTCCACCAGTTAAGTCTCCTCCTCCACAATATTACTATTCCTCACCACCGCCCCCCAAGAAATCACCTCCTCCACCATATTATTACTCTTCTCCACCACCACCAAAGAAATCACCACCGCCACCATATCACTACTCTTCCCCACCACCACCAGTAAAGTCACCTCCAACTCCATACTACTACACCTCCCCACCACCTCCAAAGAAGTCTTCTCCCCCACCGTACTATTACGCTTCACCACCACCACCTACTCAGTACTATCCTCCATATCATCATTTGGTGGTCAAGATTGTCGGAAAGGTCTACTGTTTTAGATGCTATGATTCAAAATATCCAGAGAAGTCTCATGGCAAGAAACACCTGAAAG GTGCTGTTATTAAGGTGACTTGCAAGGCTGGTGACAAGAAAATTGTGAGTTATGGTACCACAAGGATCAACGGCAAATTCAGCATTACTGTTAAAGGATTTGAATAtgccaaatatggagcaaaggcTTGCAAGGCTAAACTACACAATGCTCCAAAGGATTCTAATTGTGACATTCCTACAAACCTTCACTGGGGAGTAAAGGGCGCTAACCTAAAAGTGAAGTCAAAGAACCATTATGAAGTTGTACTTTATGCAAAACCATTTGCTTATGGCTCTAAGACACCTTATGCAAAATGCACAAAACCTCTGCCTACGCCTGCTCCATACTACTACAAATCTCCTCCACCTCCATCGCCGATTTATATTTACAAGTCACCACCTCCAACAACCCCGACATATGTTTACAAATCTCCACCGCCACCAACTAAGTCTTCACCATCTCCTTATTACTACAAGTCTCCACCTCCACCATCACCAAAACCTGCTCCTGTATACTATTATAAATCACCACCACCTCCATCAACATTGCCTCCACCTCCTTACTATTATAAATCTCCTCCACCACCATCACCTTCTCCTCCCCCTCCATATTATTACAAGTCGCCACCGCCCCCGTCACCATCGCCTCCACCACCATACTACTATAAGTCACCACCCCCACCATCCTCATCACCACCTCCGCCCTATTATTACAAGTCTCCACCTCCACCATCACCAAAACCTGCACCTATATACTATTATAAATCACCGCCACCCCCGTCACCATCGCCTCCACCTCCTTACTATTACAAATCTCCTCCACCACCATcgccttctcctcctcctccatatTACTACAAGTCGCCACCACCCCTGTCACTATCACCTCCACCACCATATTACTATAAgtcaccaccaccaccatccccATCACCACCCCCATCCTATTATTACAAGTCTCCTCCTCCGCCATCTCCATCACCACCCCCGCCCTATTACTATAAGTCTCCCCCTCCACCGGCTCCGTCACCACCCCCGCCCTATTACTACAAGTCTCCTCCACCACCATCACCATCTCCTCCACCACCCTATTACTATAAATCACCACCACCTCCATCGCCATCACCTCCACCTCCATATTACTACAAGTCTCCACCACCGCCATCTCCATCACCGCCACCACCCTATTACTACAAGTCTCCTCCTCCACCGTCGCCTTCTCCTCCACCTCCATACTATTACCACTCTCCACCTCCTCCAGTAAAGTCTCCTCCTCCTGCTTATTACTACAGCTCACCTCCTCTACTCGTGAAATCACCTCCTCCACCAGTATACATTTATGCGTCTCCGCCACCTCCAATCCACCACTAA